The following coding sequences lie in one Candidatus Neptunochlamydia sp. REUL1 genomic window:
- the rpsK gene encoding 30S ribosomal protein S11: MAKQDKAVKKGSTRTKKRITRTVPSGIAHVKATFNNTIVSITDPSGNVISWASAGKTNFTGSRKSSAFAASVAAQDAGKIAMNHGMKEVEVCLKGPGSGRESAVRGLQSAGLIITIIKDKTPIPHNGCRPRKRRRV, from the coding sequence TTGGCTAAACAAGATAAAGCTGTTAAAAAAGGCAGCACAAGAACCAAGAAGAGGATCACACGGACTGTTCCAAGTGGAATAGCTCATGTGAAAGCGACATTCAATAATACGATTGTTTCAATTACCGACCCCTCCGGAAATGTCATTTCTTGGGCGAGTGCTGGAAAAACAAACTTTACCGGATCGAGAAAGTCCTCTGCATTTGCTGCTTCAGTTGCAGCACAAGATGCGGGAAAAATCGCCATGAATCATGGAATGAAAGAAGTTGAAGTCTGCCTTAAAGGGCCTGGATCTGGACGTGAGTCTGCTGTCCGTGGGCTCCAGAGTGCTGGACTTATCATCACTATCATCAAAGATAAAACACCAATCCCTCACAATGGATGCCGTCCTAGAAAAAGACGTCGCGTATAA
- the rpsM gene encoding 30S ribosomal protein S13, translated as MPRVIGIDIPGNKRLVISLTYIYGIGPAKAEEVIQKLGLDPSMRAHNLSDEDVSKLNAILTSEYVVEGDLRRQVQNNIKRLISINSYRGMRHRSGLPTRGQRTRCNARTRKGKKKTVAGKKKAV; from the coding sequence ATGCCCCGTGTGATTGGAATCGATATTCCTGGTAACAAGCGCTTAGTGATCAGCCTCACATATATCTACGGAATTGGACCAGCTAAAGCTGAAGAAGTGATACAGAAACTAGGTCTTGATCCAAGTATGCGTGCTCACAATCTAAGTGATGAAGATGTTTCAAAGCTCAACGCAATCTTGACATCTGAATATGTTGTTGAGGGAGACCTAAGAAGACAAGTTCAAAATAATATCAAGCGCTTAATCAGCATCAATTCTTATCGTGGAATGAGACACCGCTCAGGGTTGCCAACTCGCGGCCAAAGAACTAGATGTAATGCCCGTACCCGTAAGGGGAAAAAGAAAACCGTAGCTGGAAAGAAAAAAGCCGTATAA
- the secY gene encoding preprotein translocase subunit SecY has protein sequence MLQTIKKIFSIEEVKYKILFTLLMLVVCRIGAYIPVPGINGDEVFQVFRQLTGGSQNLFQLVDIFSGGAFAQMTVIALGVMPYISASIIMQILVAVVPSLQREIRENGDVGKKKMGKGIRLMTIVLALFQSALLAKYALSLNMSHPGIIVPQLLASQILGFPWLFFLVVMAAMSTGTLFLMWIGEQITERGIGNGISLIISVGILSSLPRTLGTIVRQLNLDSQEPGQMTFSSIVILGVVFVAIILGTILIIQGMRKIPLQYARRVVGRRESQGGSSHIPLKINYAGVIPVIFASSLLMFPATIAQFLSKGSWLSNVVNMLSPGSWVYTMLFVVLILFFTYFWTATQFHPEQIASDMKKNGAFIPGIRQGRPTQEYLESTMNRITLAGAVFLALIAILPTLVGKILGVDASISHFFGGTSLLILVGVILDTTKQIESHLLMKRYDGFMKKGRATGRM, from the coding sequence ATGCTCCAGACGATAAAAAAGATTTTTTCGATAGAAGAAGTAAAGTATAAAATTCTCTTTACTCTTTTAATGCTCGTTGTTTGTCGTATTGGGGCTTATATTCCCGTTCCCGGCATTAATGGGGACGAAGTTTTTCAAGTCTTTCGTCAGCTTACCGGGGGTAGCCAAAATCTCTTTCAATTGGTAGATATTTTCTCAGGTGGTGCATTTGCGCAAATGACGGTGATCGCTCTTGGGGTTATGCCGTATATTTCAGCCTCGATCATTATGCAGATATTGGTTGCTGTTGTCCCTTCTCTTCAAAGAGAGATTCGGGAAAATGGAGATGTAGGAAAGAAAAAAATGGGAAAGGGGATTCGTTTGATGACGATTGTCTTGGCTCTTTTTCAGTCCGCTCTTTTAGCAAAGTATGCGCTTAGTCTGAACATGTCACATCCCGGAATTATTGTTCCGCAGTTGCTTGCTTCTCAAATCCTTGGTTTCCCATGGCTTTTCTTCTTGGTTGTGATGGCAGCGATGAGTACTGGGACCCTTTTCTTAATGTGGATCGGAGAGCAGATCACGGAGAGAGGTATTGGAAACGGGATAAGCCTAATCATTTCGGTTGGAATTCTTTCGTCTCTGCCAAGGACTCTAGGAACGATTGTTCGACAGTTGAATCTGGATTCTCAGGAACCGGGTCAAATGACCTTTTCCTCGATTGTGATTTTGGGAGTCGTCTTTGTTGCGATCATTTTGGGGACCATTTTGATTATTCAAGGAATGCGCAAGATCCCTTTACAATATGCAAGAAGGGTTGTGGGTAGACGAGAAAGTCAGGGTGGAAGCTCTCATATCCCCTTAAAAATTAACTATGCAGGTGTAATACCAGTGATTTTTGCTTCATCTCTTTTGATGTTTCCTGCAACCATCGCTCAATTCTTAAGCAAGGGATCATGGCTCTCCAATGTGGTGAACATGCTCTCTCCTGGAAGTTGGGTATATACAATGTTATTTGTCGTCCTTATTCTCTTTTTCACATACTTTTGGACGGCAACGCAGTTTCATCCAGAGCAAATTGCTTCGGATATGAAGAAAAATGGAGCCTTTATCCCAGGGATCCGCCAAGGGCGACCTACGCAAGAGTATTTAGAATCGACAATGAATCGAATCACTCTTGCTGGCGCCGTATTCTTAGCGCTTATTGCAATTTTACCGACCCTAGTAGGTAAAATTTTAGGTGTGGATGCTTCAATCAGCCACTTTTTTGGAGGAACCTCACTACTTATCCTTGTAGGGGTGATTCTGGATACGACTAAGCAGATTGAATCTCATCTCCTTATGAAGCGCTATGATGGCTTTATGAAAAAGGGACGAGCTACGGGCCGGATGTAA
- the rplO gene encoding 50S ribosomal protein L15: protein MKLSELQDTHRKPKRRKRVGRGPGSKLGKTSGRGHKGAKSRSGYKVRAGKEGGQLPLYQKLPHRGFSNAQFKVPVFEINLGRINDTFEDGEIVSKKTLMEKGFPMRRMRGGFKVLASGEITKKVVIEANRYSKNAIAKLEKQGIEFKRI, encoded by the coding sequence ATGAAATTATCAGAATTACAAGATACACACCGAAAGCCTAAACGAAGAAAGCGTGTAGGACGAGGACCTGGTTCAAAGTTAGGTAAGACTTCTGGCCGTGGACATAAAGGGGCTAAGTCTCGTTCAGGGTACAAGGTTCGTGCTGGAAAGGAAGGGGGGCAGCTGCCTCTTTACCAAAAGCTTCCACATCGAGGATTTTCCAATGCGCAGTTTAAGGTGCCGGTGTTTGAGATTAATCTAGGTCGAATTAATGATACCTTTGAAGATGGAGAAATTGTTAGTAAGAAGACTCTCATGGAGAAGGGCTTTCCAATGCGCCGGATGAGAGGAGGATTTAAAGTCCTTGCAAGCGGAGAAATCACAAAAAAAGTTGTGATCGAAGCAAATCGATATTCCAAGAACGCGATTGCCAAGCTAGAAAAGCAGGGAATCGAATTTAAACGCATCTAG
- the rpsE gene encoding 30S ribosomal protein S5, producing the protein MAMKGKREEDFDTEFEEKVLYINRCSKVVKGGRKFSFSALVIVGDGNGRVGVGFAKANEVADAIRKGGEAARKNVLAFELEGTTIPHEILTDWDGARVLLKPAKEGTGIIAGSKVRAVLEVSGVKDVVAKSLGSSNPLNQVRATFLALSDLRNRQATLDARGAAV; encoded by the coding sequence ATGGCTATGAAAGGCAAAAGAGAAGAAGATTTCGATACCGAATTTGAAGAGAAAGTCCTCTATATTAATCGCTGTTCAAAGGTGGTTAAAGGGGGGCGTAAATTTAGCTTTTCAGCCCTCGTCATTGTTGGCGATGGAAATGGACGAGTGGGAGTTGGCTTTGCAAAGGCAAATGAAGTTGCTGACGCAATCCGTAAAGGGGGAGAGGCCGCTCGTAAGAACGTCCTTGCTTTTGAACTCGAAGGAACAACGATTCCTCACGAAATTCTTACCGACTGGGATGGAGCTAGAGTTCTCCTAAAGCCAGCAAAAGAAGGAACTGGAATTATTGCAGGGTCCAAGGTCCGAGCCGTTCTTGAGGTAAGTGGAGTTAAAGATGTTGTGGCCAAAAGTCTTGGCTCTAGCAACCCACTTAACCAGGTGCGTGCAACGTTCCTGGCACTTTCAGACCTTAGAAATAGACAAGCGACACTTGATGCAAGGGGAGCAGCTGTATGA
- the rplR gene encoding 50S ribosomal protein L18, with product MHLNLEKRNTIRKKRSMRVRKKLRGTAERPRLSVFKSISHIGVQLIDDENGLTLASYSTLVKELRGKKKSKETARIVGEKIAELAKDKKIDQMVFDRGRLKYHGIIAELANAAREKGIKF from the coding sequence ATGCATCTAAATCTAGAAAAACGTAATACTATCCGTAAGAAGCGTAGTATGCGCGTTAGAAAAAAGCTTCGAGGAACTGCTGAACGTCCTCGACTATCGGTTTTCAAATCGATTAGCCATATCGGTGTACAACTGATTGATGACGAAAATGGACTTACGTTGGCAAGTTACAGCACCCTTGTGAAAGAACTTAGAGGGAAGAAGAAATCGAAGGAAACTGCGCGAATTGTAGGTGAGAAGATTGCTGAGCTTGCTAAGGATAAAAAAATCGATCAAATGGTTTTTGATCGTGGACGACTTAAATATCATGGGATCATCGCTGAGCTTGCCAATGCCGCTCGCGAAAAAGGAATAAAATTTTAG
- the rplF gene encoding 50S ribosomal protein L6, with the protein MSRLAKTPILLPKGVEIKASKAEVEVKGPKGTVKRNIPEGISVKVEEGQISVQYDEKSGLPKPMYGLHWSLINNAIIGVSTGFEKQLSLIGVGYRAAVKGTVLDLQLGFSHPTQVNIPSEIQVAVEKSTLIKVTGVDKQLVGQFAADVRAKRPPEPYKGKGIRYVDEYVRKKAGKSAKGK; encoded by the coding sequence ATGTCACGATTAGCTAAAACACCCATTCTTCTTCCAAAAGGGGTAGAAATTAAGGCTTCTAAAGCTGAAGTAGAGGTGAAAGGTCCCAAAGGCACCGTTAAGCGAAATATTCCAGAGGGAATCTCTGTCAAAGTTGAAGAAGGGCAGATCTCGGTACAGTACGATGAGAAGAGCGGCCTCCCAAAGCCTATGTACGGCCTCCACTGGTCTTTAATCAACAATGCAATTATTGGGGTCAGCACAGGATTTGAAAAACAACTGAGTTTAATTGGTGTTGGATACAGAGCAGCAGTCAAGGGAACTGTCCTTGATCTGCAACTTGGGTTTTCTCACCCGACCCAAGTGAATATCCCTTCTGAAATTCAAGTGGCTGTTGAAAAAAGCACGCTTATCAAAGTTACAGGAGTGGACAAACAACTTGTTGGGCAGTTTGCTGCAGATGTTCGCGCTAAGAGGCCTCCCGAGCCTTATAAAGGAAAAGGGATCCGATATGTTGATGAGTATGTTCGTAAGAAAGCTGGTAAGTCAGCAAAAGGAAAGTAA
- the rpsH gene encoding 30S ribosomal protein S8, giving the protein MSVTDTVADLLTRIRNSKDAKHKYVDVRCSKLNKNIIAVLQDKGYVNNFLVNEKKRQIRVFLKYIKNTRNSVIHGLKRMSKPSLRYYVGYQEIPRVFSGLGIAILSTPSGVLDGEKAREMKTGGELLCFVW; this is encoded by the coding sequence ATGTCAGTAACCGATACAGTAGCAGATCTACTTACAAGAATTCGAAATTCTAAAGATGCAAAACATAAATATGTTGATGTAAGATGCAGCAAGCTGAACAAAAACATCATTGCCGTTCTTCAAGACAAAGGTTATGTGAATAATTTTCTTGTGAATGAGAAGAAGCGCCAGATCCGTGTCTTTCTTAAGTACATTAAAAACACAAGAAACAGCGTGATCCATGGTCTTAAAAGGATGTCAAAGCCGAGTCTTCGATACTATGTAGGATACCAAGAAATCCCTAGAGTTTTCAGTGGTCTTGGAATTGCAATTCTATCGACACCCTCTGGAGTTTTAGATGGAGAGAAAGCAAGAGAAATGAAAACAGGTGGAGAACTCCTCTGTTTTGTTTGGTAA
- the rplE gene encoding 50S ribosomal protein L5 encodes MSRLKKRYEEEVRESLKKKFSYQNPMNIPELKKIIISMGVAEAVKDKNIIQDCVKELTLISGQKPIVTRATKSVANFKLREGQAVGLKVTIRGKRMYEFLDRFSNIVCPRIRDFRGFNKKGDGRGSYSLGLPDQQMFPELNLDNVKRDQGMNITFVTTAKKEEECLELLTQLGLPYKREN; translated from the coding sequence ATGTCTAGATTAAAGAAGAGATACGAAGAAGAAGTTAGAGAGTCCTTGAAAAAGAAATTCTCTTATCAAAACCCGATGAATATTCCTGAGCTGAAAAAGATTATCATCAGTATGGGAGTCGCAGAGGCTGTAAAAGATAAGAATATCATTCAAGATTGTGTAAAAGAGCTTACGCTTATTTCAGGACAGAAGCCTATCGTAACCCGAGCAACAAAGTCTGTCGCGAACTTCAAACTTCGTGAAGGGCAAGCAGTTGGATTGAAGGTGACCATTAGAGGGAAGCGGATGTACGAATTTCTAGACCGTTTTTCAAACATCGTTTGCCCTCGTATTCGTGATTTTCGTGGTTTCAACAAGAAGGGTGATGGTAGAGGAAGCTATTCTTTGGGGTTGCCTGATCAGCAGATGTTTCCAGAGCTTAACCTCGATAATGTAAAACGAGATCAAGGGATGAATATCACCTTTGTTACAACGGCAAAAAAAGAAGAAGAATGCCTTGAGCTACTCACGCAGCTCGGCCTTCCATATAAGCGTGAAAATTAG
- the rplX gene encoding 50S ribosomal protein L24, with product MKQKWIKIGDKVLVLNGNDRGKVGEVLAKKDSRILVQGVNVRKRHTKARQQGQKSEIVSLEKSIHISNVALCDGDGKKIKLNVKMGKDGSKELVYINDGKEVSHRTLKKPVKA from the coding sequence ATGAAACAGAAATGGATCAAAATTGGGGACAAAGTCCTCGTCCTCAATGGAAACGACCGAGGGAAAGTAGGTGAAGTTCTTGCAAAGAAGGATAGCCGTATTCTCGTTCAAGGAGTCAATGTCCGAAAAAGACATACGAAGGCACGTCAACAAGGACAAAAGTCTGAAATAGTGAGTTTGGAGAAGTCTATTCACATCTCAAATGTAGCTCTATGTGATGGTGACGGAAAAAAGATCAAGCTGAATGTGAAAATGGGCAAAGATGGCTCAAAAGAGCTCGTTTATATTAATGATGGAAAAGAAGTTAGCCATCGAACCCTTAAAAAACCTGTGAAGGCATAA
- the rplN gene encoding 50S ribosomal protein L14 codes for MIQQETELEVADNSGAKRVKCFKVLRGTRRRYAYVGDTIVCSVKEVDPKGSVKKGDVIKAVIVRTKSYIRRKDGTMIRFYDNSCVLVDDKQNPKGTRIFGPIAREVRDKGFIKISSLAPEVI; via the coding sequence ATGATTCAACAAGAAACAGAATTAGAAGTAGCAGATAATAGCGGAGCCAAGAGAGTTAAGTGCTTTAAGGTTCTTCGTGGAACCAGAAGACGGTATGCCTATGTGGGCGATACAATCGTTTGCTCAGTAAAAGAAGTAGACCCAAAGGGAAGCGTCAAGAAAGGTGATGTCATTAAGGCAGTAATCGTTAGAACAAAGAGCTATATCCGCCGCAAGGATGGAACAATGATCAGGTTTTACGATAACAGCTGTGTCCTTGTTGATGATAAGCAAAACCCAAAGGGCACTCGCATATTTGGACCTATTGCTAGGGAAGTGCGAGATAAAGGATTTATCAAAATTAGTTCACTTGCTCCCGAAGTGATTTAA
- the rpsQ gene encoding 30S ribosomal protein S17, translating into MEAQGRKKVQEGIVVSAKMNKTVTVNVKRTIAHPRYKKVVKRSKKYYAHNEKSDLKAGQRVRIQETRPLSKLKRWIVVDVLS; encoded by the coding sequence ATGGAAGCTCAAGGAAGAAAGAAAGTACAAGAAGGAATTGTTGTCTCAGCTAAGATGAATAAGACTGTAACGGTCAATGTAAAGAGAACAATTGCTCATCCACGTTACAAAAAGGTAGTAAAAAGAAGCAAAAAATACTACGCGCACAACGAAAAAAGTGACCTTAAGGCTGGTCAAAGGGTAAGGATTCAAGAAACCCGTCCTCTTTCGAAGCTTAAGCGCTGGATTGTAGTGGACGTCCTTTCATAA
- the rpmC gene encoding 50S ribosomal protein L29 produces MKEIINQSVEELEGQYEDICRDIFELTNELRVSRKLEKPHELKGKKKDRARILTVLRQKKNQGSA; encoded by the coding sequence ATGAAAGAAATTATTAACCAATCAGTTGAAGAGCTTGAAGGTCAGTATGAGGATATTTGCAGAGATATTTTTGAGCTGACTAATGAACTTCGCGTATCGAGAAAACTAGAGAAGCCCCACGAACTGAAAGGCAAGAAAAAAGATCGGGCGCGAATCCTAACTGTTTTGCGTCAAAAGAAGAACCAAGGATCAGCGTAA
- the rplP gene encoding 50S ribosomal protein L16 produces MALIPGRPKFRKQQKGSMSGTSKGGQFVEFGDFGMQILDRGRITNQQIESCRVAITRYFSRKGKVWIRIFPDKPITKKPAETRMGKGKGGTDHWVAVARPGRILFEVANVSKDEAKKALLKAAAKLPYRTRFVERVERV; encoded by the coding sequence ATGGCACTGATACCGGGACGTCCGAAATTTAGAAAACAACAGAAAGGCTCGATGAGCGGAACCTCCAAGGGTGGGCAGTTTGTTGAGTTCGGTGACTTCGGAATGCAAATTCTTGATCGCGGACGGATTACTAACCAGCAGATTGAATCATGCCGGGTTGCAATTACCCGCTATTTTAGTCGAAAAGGAAAAGTATGGATTCGTATTTTTCCTGATAAGCCAATTACTAAAAAGCCTGCTGAAACCCGTATGGGTAAAGGAAAAGGGGGAACAGACCATTGGGTTGCTGTTGCTCGGCCAGGACGAATTTTATTTGAAGTTGCGAACGTCTCAAAAGACGAAGCAAAGAAAGCCCTTCTCAAAGCAGCAGCGAAACTTCCGTATCGAACGCGCTTTGTAGAGAGGGTTGAAAGAGTCTAA
- the rpsC gene encoding 30S ribosomal protein S3: MGQKTSPTGFRLALKKNWKSVWFANKQEFGKHLFEDREIRNFLMKKPCCVGTAEIVVKRMSEKIEVTLHTARPGLVIGKKGAEIETIKKDLKKLTGKDIWIEVAEIKRPDLDAKLVAEGIAKQLERRVAFRRVLKKAIQATMDAGAAGIKVQISGRIGGAEIARTEWYKEGRIPLHTMRANIQYATARAETTYGSTGVKVWINKGEDHA, from the coding sequence ATGGGACAAAAAACATCGCCGACAGGATTTAGACTCGCTCTTAAGAAAAACTGGAAATCTGTTTGGTTTGCTAACAAGCAAGAATTTGGAAAGCACCTATTTGAAGATCGGGAGATTCGTAATTTCCTCATGAAGAAACCTTGTTGTGTTGGCACAGCTGAGATTGTTGTCAAGCGAATGAGTGAAAAGATTGAAGTTACCCTTCACACTGCAAGACCTGGTCTCGTTATTGGGAAAAAAGGGGCTGAAATTGAAACGATTAAAAAAGATCTAAAGAAGCTAACCGGCAAAGATATCTGGATTGAAGTTGCAGAAATTAAACGCCCAGATCTAGACGCCAAGCTAGTAGCTGAAGGTATTGCAAAACAACTAGAAAGGCGTGTCGCCTTTAGACGAGTACTAAAGAAAGCGATCCAAGCAACAATGGATGCTGGAGCGGCTGGAATTAAAGTTCAGATTTCTGGACGGATTGGCGGTGCAGAAATTGCCAGAACTGAGTGGTATAAAGAGGGGCGAATTCCTCTTCATACAATGAGAGCTAACATCCAGTATGCAACAGCGCGAGCTGAAACAACATATGGCTCAACAGGGGTCAAAGTTTGGATCAATAAAGGCGAAGACCACGCATAA
- the rplV gene encoding 50S ribosomal protein L22: MREAIAKTKYVKISPRKARLAAGLISGKACEEALLQLLYSNLKGGRLLKKTLDSAIANAETLYSVQRRDLKVKEVRIDVGPVMKRAKSKSRGGRVPILKRMSHFTVIVGTEN, encoded by the coding sequence ATGCGAGAAGCGATAGCCAAAACAAAATACGTCAAAATCAGCCCAAGGAAAGCACGCCTTGCAGCTGGCTTGATTAGCGGAAAGGCCTGTGAGGAAGCTCTCCTTCAACTCCTTTATTCGAATTTGAAAGGGGGACGCCTCCTAAAAAAGACCCTTGATAGTGCCATTGCGAACGCAGAGACACTTTATAGCGTTCAACGGCGTGATCTTAAAGTAAAAGAAGTGCGCATCGATGTTGGTCCTGTAATGAAACGGGCAAAATCGAAGAGTCGAGGTGGGCGTGTGCCTATCTTGAAACGGATGAGCCATTTTACGGTCATCGTTGGAACGGAAAATTAA
- the rpsS gene encoding 30S ribosomal protein S19 produces MGRSLRKGPFVDHHLVKKVLKQNDEGSKNPIKTWSRRSMIIPEMIGHTIEVHNGKKFISVFVSENMVGHRLGEFSPTRLFKGHPVKK; encoded by the coding sequence ATGGGTAGAAGCTTAAGAAAAGGTCCTTTTGTGGATCACCACCTAGTAAAGAAGGTCCTGAAACAGAATGATGAAGGGTCAAAAAACCCGATTAAGACATGGTCTAGACGGTCGATGATTATTCCTGAAATGATTGGACATACGATCGAAGTTCATAATGGTAAGAAATTTATCTCAGTCTTTGTGTCTGAGAATATGGTCGGTCACCGATTGGGAGAGTTTTCTCCTACTCGGCTCTTTAAAGGCCACCCGGTTAAGAAGTAA
- the rplB gene encoding 50S ribosomal protein L2: MVKKFRPTTPGQRKLVLPSFGQLTRVKGKRATIKPTKSLMVPKKRINGRNHHGHITCRHRGGGHKRFYRLIDFKRDKDGIEAKVASVEYDPNRSAHIALLNYRDGEKRYIIAPEGIKQGDVLLSGDKAPFKPGCSMELKSMPLGSTVHNVELYPGRGAKLVRSAGLSAQLMARSGGYATLKMPSGEVRMIRETCRATFGVVSNAENALRVEGKAGRSRWKGIRPTVRGTAMNPVDHPHGGGEGRHNGYIPQTPWGMQTKGFRTRSKKKSKKLIVKDRRKK; the protein is encoded by the coding sequence ATGGTTAAGAAATTTCGACCGACAACACCCGGACAGAGAAAGTTAGTTCTCCCTAGCTTCGGTCAGTTGACTAGAGTCAAAGGGAAGCGAGCGACCATTAAGCCGACGAAGTCTCTTATGGTTCCGAAGAAGCGTATTAATGGGAGAAACCATCATGGTCACATCACGTGCCGTCATAGAGGTGGAGGCCATAAGCGTTTTTATCGGCTTATAGATTTCAAAAGAGATAAAGATGGAATCGAAGCAAAAGTTGCTTCAGTAGAGTATGATCCAAATCGTTCTGCTCATATCGCGTTACTTAATTATCGTGATGGGGAAAAACGCTATATTATCGCCCCTGAAGGGATTAAACAGGGAGACGTTCTTCTGTCTGGAGACAAAGCCCCGTTTAAGCCTGGATGTTCAATGGAGCTTAAGAGTATGCCTCTTGGTTCAACAGTCCACAATGTTGAGCTATATCCTGGGCGTGGAGCTAAGCTTGTTCGCTCAGCGGGGCTGTCAGCACAGCTGATGGCACGTAGTGGAGGCTATGCAACCCTCAAAATGCCATCAGGCGAAGTTCGAATGATAAGAGAAACATGCCGTGCGACATTTGGTGTTGTTTCCAATGCTGAAAACGCTCTTCGCGTTGAAGGGAAAGCTGGTAGATCGCGCTGGAAAGGGATTCGTCCAACAGTTCGAGGGACCGCAATGAACCCTGTTGATCACCCACATGGTGGTGGAGAAGGGCGTCACAATGGATATATTCCACAAACTCCATGGGGAATGCAGACTAAGGGATTCCGCACCCGATCGAAGAAGAAATCGAAGAAGCTGATCGTGAAAGACCGAAGGAAGAAATAA
- the rplW gene encoding 50S ribosomal protein L23: MKERNPYHVIKSRHVTEKTTVLEGLQHSVSNKCVAKCTSPKVVFIVDRNANKNEISRAVEEIYKEKKIKVKGVNTINMKPKKRRVRGFKGFRAAVKKAIVTLESGDTIDDAV; this comes from the coding sequence ATGAAAGAGAGAAACCCTTACCACGTCATCAAATCCCGTCATGTCACTGAAAAAACAACTGTTCTTGAAGGGCTCCAGCATTCTGTTAGCAATAAATGCGTAGCCAAATGCACAAGCCCTAAGGTTGTCTTTATCGTTGATAGAAATGCGAATAAGAATGAGATTTCTCGCGCAGTTGAAGAGATCTACAAGGAAAAGAAGATAAAAGTGAAAGGTGTGAATACCATCAATATGAAACCAAAGAAACGTCGTGTTCGAGGGTTCAAAGGTTTTCGCGCCGCAGTGAAAAAAGCAATCGTCACGCTCGAGAGTGGTGATACAATTGACGATGCAGTTTAG
- the rplD gene encoding 50S ribosomal protein L4, with protein MPKLKKYDLQGKEVEEVSVEESLLQVSVNPQLIKDYIVAVRKNARQWSANTKGRSEIALSNSKPHPQKGTGKARQGCVKVSHYRKGAVVFGPKPKFDQHVRINRKERRAAIHYLLAQKVTDGQIRFLKLSGLKEPKTKSVCKFLDAAGLNNKKVLFLCDEGDKTQKDRTNFYLSMRNIPGATFMPVSSISGYDLMRTQEVVVIDSAQKQLLSAMGGK; from the coding sequence GTGCCGAAGCTGAAAAAATACGATTTACAAGGAAAAGAGGTTGAAGAGGTCTCCGTTGAAGAAAGCCTTCTTCAGGTTTCTGTTAATCCGCAACTGATCAAAGATTATATTGTTGCTGTGCGGAAGAATGCACGCCAATGGAGCGCCAACACGAAGGGGCGGTCTGAGATTGCTCTTTCTAATTCCAAACCTCATCCTCAAAAGGGAACAGGAAAAGCCCGTCAAGGTTGTGTGAAGGTTTCGCACTACCGTAAAGGAGCTGTTGTTTTTGGTCCAAAGCCAAAATTTGATCAACATGTCCGTATCAACCGAAAAGAAAGGCGAGCAGCGATTCACTACCTTCTTGCTCAAAAGGTGACGGATGGACAGATCAGGTTTCTTAAGCTGAGTGGCCTGAAAGAACCAAAGACCAAGTCGGTTTGCAAATTTTTAGATGCGGCGGGTCTTAATAACAAGAAAGTTCTTTTCCTTTGTGACGAAGGAGATAAGACGCAGAAAGATCGCACCAATTTTTACCTGAGTATGCGAAACATTCCAGGGGCGACTTTTATGCCAGTTTCAAGCATTAGCGGGTACGATTTAATGAGAACTCAAGAAGTGGTTGTCATTGATTCTGCTCAAAAACAACTCTTAAGCGCAATGGGAGGAAAGTAG